A genomic stretch from Chitinophagaceae bacterium includes:
- a CDS encoding tetratricopeptide repeat protein, with protein sequence MRLLHNYKKRLFALFVAIAMISNVIGQQKYGKEDSLRIFKYLEKADLLAEKSQLDSALFYGKLALEESGRIKLLRGESYANLKIADILYRKGEQELLGKYDSAALRNAVALKDTFLIALSYYQLGQYFLEFKKLNEAEQLFNRALLLKFEKDKNEYTAVVYNDLGYVAGERGLYDQQVEWYLKAIRLHEKNNNNIGLAQSLSNLSATYFDLNKMPEAIRYAKQAFELRQKTADLGGMALSCNNISQMYLFSDSMPQAVKYQELGLKYAEQSGIQARIAQAYVSMSLLMNRQKKFRKHLNMKRRQLHYTKRSTREWLPTGTSLLLFTVIF encoded by the coding sequence ATGCGCCTCTTACACAATTACAAAAAAAGGCTTTTTGCTCTTTTTGTTGCTATTGCAATGATTAGTAATGTTATTGGTCAGCAAAAATACGGTAAAGAGGATTCTCTCCGCATTTTCAAATACCTGGAGAAAGCAGATTTGCTGGCAGAAAAATCACAGCTTGATTCAGCTTTGTTTTATGGTAAGCTTGCACTGGAAGAAAGCGGGCGAATAAAATTGTTGAGAGGTGAAAGCTATGCCAACTTAAAAATTGCAGACATTCTTTACCGGAAAGGTGAACAGGAATTGCTTGGAAAATATGACTCGGCTGCATTAAGAAACGCAGTTGCATTAAAAGATACTTTCCTGATTGCTCTTTCATACTATCAGTTAGGTCAGTATTTTCTTGAATTCAAGAAACTTAATGAGGCAGAGCAACTATTTAACAGGGCATTGTTATTAAAGTTTGAAAAAGACAAAAACGAATACACGGCTGTTGTTTATAATGATCTTGGATACGTGGCAGGAGAAAGGGGATTATATGATCAGCAGGTAGAATGGTATTTAAAAGCGATACGGCTTCATGAGAAGAACAATAACAATATAGGGTTGGCTCAGTCATTAAGTAATCTGTCGGCAACTTATTTTGATTTGAATAAAATGCCGGAAGCAATCCGCTATGCTAAACAGGCATTTGAATTACGGCAAAAAACCGCTGATCTTGGCGGTATGGCTTTGTCCTGTAATAATATTTCACAAATGTATCTCTTCAGCGATTCAATGCCGCAGGCTGTAAAATACCAGGAGCTCGGATTAAAATATGCTGAGCAAAGCGGTATCCAGGCAAGAATTGCACAGGCCTATGTAAGTATGTCGTTACTGATGAACAGGCAGAAAAAATTCAGGAAGCATTTGAATATGAAAAGAAGGCAATTGCATTATACGAAAAGATCGACCAGGGAGTGGTTGCCAACAGGTACATCGCTGCTGCTTTTTACAGTAATCTTTTAA
- a CDS encoding thiol-disulfide oxidoreductase DCC family protein, translating into MKQPEDNTSPQRIVLFDGVCNFCNFWIQFALKRDRKGKLLFTSLQGETARTILPQFGIDPAVLTSVIFIDDGKVYKESSAALRVCRYLDGGWKLIYVLILIPPVLRDYTYKWIGKNRYKWFGKQETCMLPTPEQRKRFLD; encoded by the coding sequence ATGAAACAACCGGAAGACAATACCAGCCCACAACGAATTGTTCTGTTTGATGGAGTTTGTAATTTCTGCAACTTCTGGATACAGTTTGCCTTGAAGCGTGACCGTAAGGGTAAATTACTATTTACATCCTTACAGGGTGAAACAGCCAGAACAATTTTACCTCAGTTTGGAATAGATCCTGCTGTGTTGACTTCAGTTATTTTTATTGATGATGGAAAAGTTTACAAAGAATCTTCAGCAGCACTCAGGGTATGCCGCTATTTAGACGGGGGCTGGAAACTAATATACGTTCTGATTCTTATCCCTCCAGTTCTAAGGGATTACACTTATAAATGGATAGGTAAAAACCGCTACAAATGGTTTGGCAAACAGGAAACATGCATGCTTCCAACTCCCGAACAACGAAAAAGATTTTTAGACTGA
- a CDS encoding PhzF family phenazine biosynthesis protein: protein MKLNLYQVDAFTSTIFKGNPAAVVPLEKWIDDELMQQLAMENNLAETVFFVPSKQEGADYDIRWFTPELEINLCGHATLASAFALYSILGYNKPSVTFHSKSGLLKVVKNNELYEMDFPSWKPERIADYPQDMAEILSVKEIVGAYKYRDLLIEVNTEAEVVNAKPDFTALKKTGEMVILTAKGDKVDFVSRFFAPTAGIDEDPVTGSAHSQLIPFWSEKLDKKKMFAKQLSKRGGDIHCEQLSTERVMMGGECVFYMKGEVTVN, encoded by the coding sequence ATGAAATTAAATTTATACCAGGTTGATGCGTTCACTTCAACTATATTCAAAGGAAATCCGGCAGCAGTTGTTCCATTAGAAAAGTGGATTGATGATGAACTGATGCAGCAGCTGGCAATGGAAAATAATTTAGCTGAAACTGTTTTCTTTGTTCCGTCAAAACAGGAGGGAGCTGATTATGACATTCGCTGGTTTACACCTGAACTTGAAATTAATTTATGCGGGCATGCTACATTAGCAAGTGCGTTTGCATTGTATTCTATACTTGGCTATAACAAGCCTTCTGTTACCTTTCATTCAAAAAGCGGCTTATTAAAAGTGGTGAAGAATAATGAGCTGTATGAAATGGATTTTCCTTCCTGGAAGCCTGAGCGTATTGCAGATTATCCGCAGGATATGGCTGAGATATTAAGTGTGAAGGAAATTGTTGGTGCCTACAAATACCGTGATTTATTAATTGAAGTAAATACAGAAGCAGAAGTGGTAAATGCAAAGCCCGATTTTACGGCATTAAAGAAAACCGGCGAAATGGTAATCCTTACAGCCAAAGGGGATAAGGTAGATTTTGTTTCCCGCTTCTTTGCACCAACTGCCGGTATTGATGAAGATCCGGTTACAGGTTCAGCTCACTCACAGCTCATTCCTTTCTGGAGTGAAAAACTAGATAAGAAAAAAATGTTTGCCAAACAGTTAAGTAAACGTGGTGGCGATATTCACTGTGAACAGCTGAGTACCGAACGGGTAATGATGGGAGGCGAATGTGTGTTTTATATGAAAGGCGAAGTAACTGTTAACTGA
- a CDS encoding trimeric intracellular cation channel family protein, protein MGENLLHIIDILGTFAFAVSGASSAMEKKLDPFGVIILSFVTAIGGGTLRDLLIGDTPVGWLKDGTTTLVIVAAAIGTMIFGRFLKKATTTLFLFDALGLGFFTLIGVEKGLQLHLSTGICIALGTITGSFGGVIRDVLLNNVPLVFRKEIYASVSIAGGLLYFILLKVSFAADIANIICIAFIFISRILVVRYKLALPKMY, encoded by the coding sequence ATGGGAGAAAACCTGCTTCATATCATTGATATTCTCGGCACGTTTGCATTTGCAGTATCAGGGGCATCTTCTGCCATGGAAAAAAAGCTGGATCCATTTGGTGTTATCATTCTCTCATTTGTTACAGCAATTGGCGGAGGTACACTCAGGGATTTACTCATTGGCGATACGCCGGTTGGATGGTTAAAGGACGGCACTACTACGTTAGTAATTGTTGCTGCTGCAATTGGCACTATGATTTTTGGACGATTTCTGAAAAAAGCAACGACCACTTTATTTTTATTTGATGCTTTAGGTCTTGGGTTTTTTACACTCATTGGTGTAGAAAAGGGATTGCAATTGCATTTAAGCACCGGTATTTGTATTGCACTCGGAACCATCACTGGTTCCTTTGGCGGAGTCATCAGAGATGTGCTTCTAAATAATGTTCCTCTTGTTTTCAGAAAAGAAATTTATGCTTCTGTATCAATCGCCGGCGGGTTACTGTATTTTATCTTACTCAAAGTTTCGTTTGCAGCGGATATTGCCAATATCATTTGCATTGCATTTATTTTTATCAGCCGCATTCTTGTAGTGCGGTATAAGCTGGCCCTCCCGAAAATGTATTGA
- a CDS encoding transketolase: MELSAKDSLELQQLSFEHFKQEVLQDYRFACLSREASLMGRKEVLTGKAKFGIFGDGKEVPQLAMAKFFKPGDFYSGYYRDQTFAFATGSVTIKEFFAQLYADPDIKHEPHSAGRQMNSHFATATVNADGEFLDLVNRKNLMSGMAPTAAQMPRSVGLALASKLFRQSQTLKDFTSLSNNGNEVCFATIGDASTSEGHFWETVNAAAVQQIPLAIFVWDDGFGISVPKKYQTTKDSISEALKGFQINDDGATGIEIYKVKAWDYAGMCEVFEAGIEKIRTTHTPALFHVEEVTQPQGHSTSGSHERYKTADRLQWEREWDCIKKMKEWIIENSLADDEELSEIESDVKRTVSIERNAAWAEYYQPIHEQVEKVSVIINPLISNSSNGTAVQKLLKELEANREPNRRDIMSMLYRAIALTADVNNIDAKKYYNELMKESKSLFNTHLYHEGAASTMKVAEVKATFAAEAPLLNGYEILNRYFDQLFATNPKVVAFGEDLGFIGDVNQGFAGLQAKHGETRIFDTGIRELTIMGQGIGLAMRGLRPIAEIQYLDYIVYGLQPLTDDVATLHFRTGGIQSAPIIVRSRGHRLEGIWHSGSPMGMIINSLRGFYVCVPRNMVQAAGMYNTLLQSNEPGLVIECLNGYRLKEKLPSNLSSFTVPMGIPEVIRKGTDFTIISYGSTLRIIEDAARHLEQMGTSCEIIDVQTLLPFDIHHSILESLKKTNRIVFVDEDVPGGAAAYMFNKVLEEQGGYKYLDVAPRTITAKEHRPSYGSDGDYFSKPNAEEIIAVILEMMRE; this comes from the coding sequence ATGGAATTATCAGCCAAAGACAGCTTAGAATTGCAGCAACTTTCATTTGAGCACTTCAAACAGGAAGTTTTGCAGGATTACCGCTTTGCCTGCCTCAGCAGGGAAGCCAGCTTAATGGGGCGAAAGGAGGTGTTAACAGGCAAGGCTAAGTTTGGAATTTTTGGCGACGGGAAAGAAGTGCCGCAGCTGGCAATGGCTAAATTCTTCAAGCCAGGCGATTTTTACAGTGGCTATTACCGTGACCAAACCTTTGCATTTGCAACAGGTTCAGTCACAATCAAAGAATTTTTTGCACAGCTTTATGCTGATCCGGATATAAAACATGAACCGCACAGTGCGGGCCGTCAAATGAATTCGCATTTTGCAACCGCAACGGTTAATGCCGATGGAGAGTTCTTGGATCTTGTTAACCGGAAAAATCTAATGTCAGGAATGGCGCCTACCGCTGCCCAAATGCCAAGGTCAGTTGGTTTGGCATTAGCATCCAAACTGTTTCGGCAATCACAAACATTAAAAGATTTTACTTCATTATCAAACAATGGTAATGAGGTTTGTTTTGCAACAATCGGCGACGCATCAACAAGTGAAGGGCATTTCTGGGAAACGGTAAATGCGGCGGCAGTGCAGCAGATACCGCTGGCCATTTTTGTTTGGGATGATGGTTTCGGAATTTCCGTTCCTAAGAAATATCAAACAACAAAAGATTCAATATCTGAGGCACTGAAAGGTTTCCAGATTAATGATGATGGTGCAACCGGAATTGAAATCTATAAAGTAAAGGCATGGGATTATGCCGGTATGTGCGAAGTATTTGAAGCAGGTATTGAAAAAATCCGCACAACACATACACCAGCCTTATTTCATGTGGAAGAAGTAACACAACCACAGGGTCACTCTACTTCGGGCAGTCATGAGCGTTACAAAACGGCTGACCGGTTACAGTGGGAACGTGAATGGGATTGTATTAAAAAAATGAAAGAATGGATTATTGAAAATTCACTGGCGGATGATGAAGAATTGAGTGAAATAGAATCTGATGTAAAACGAACAGTGAGCATTGAAAGAAATGCTGCATGGGCAGAATATTATCAACCAATTCATGAGCAGGTTGAAAAAGTATCTGTGATAATAAACCCGTTGATCAGTAATTCTTCGAATGGAACTGCTGTACAGAAATTATTAAAGGAGCTTGAAGCAAACAGGGAGCCGAACCGCAGAGATATCATGAGTATGCTGTACAGAGCCATTGCATTAACGGCTGATGTGAATAATATTGATGCAAAAAAATATTATAATGAGTTGATGAAAGAAAGTAAATCTTTATTCAACACTCATTTGTACCATGAAGGTGCTGCAAGCACCATGAAAGTTGCAGAAGTAAAAGCAACCTTTGCTGCAGAAGCCCCGTTGCTGAATGGATATGAAATTCTTAACCGTTATTTTGATCAGCTCTTTGCAACGAATCCTAAAGTAGTTGCTTTCGGTGAAGATCTTGGTTTTATTGGCGATGTGAACCAGGGCTTTGCAGGTTTGCAGGCAAAGCATGGTGAAACAAGAATTTTTGATACAGGTATCCGTGAGTTAACCATCATGGGCCAGGGAATTGGTTTGGCTATGCGTGGGTTAAGACCCATAGCTGAGATTCAGTATCTTGATTATATCGTTTATGGATTGCAGCCATTAACGGATGATGTTGCTACTTTGCATTTCCGTACAGGCGGTATTCAGAGTGCACCCATCATTGTCCGTTCAAGAGGGCATCGGTTAGAAGGTATCTGGCACAGCGGATCTCCAATGGGTATGATCATTAACAGCCTGCGTGGATTTTATGTTTGTGTGCCACGTAATATGGTGCAGGCAGCAGGAATGTACAATACATTATTACAGAGTAATGAACCCGGTTTGGTAATAGAATGCCTGAATGGTTACAGGCTGAAGGAAAAGCTTCCTTCTAATCTGTCATCGTTTACAGTGCCAATGGGCATTCCTGAAGTAATCAGGAAAGGAACAGATTTTACAATTATTTCTTACGGTTCTACGCTTCGTATCATTGAAGATGCAGCCCGCCATTTGGAACAGATGGGAACAAGCTGCGAAATAATTGATGTGCAGACTCTGCTTCCATTTGATATTCATCACAGTATTCTTGAATCGCTAAAGAAAACCAACCGCATTGTGTTTGTTGATGAAGATGTTCCCGGTGGGGCTGCTGCTTATATGTTCAACAAAGTACTGGAAGAACAGGGAGGATATAAATATTTAGATGTTGCCCCGAGAACCATTACTGCTAAAGAGCATCGCCCATCTTATGGAAGCGATGGCGATTATTTCAGCAAGCCAAATGCAGAAGAAATTATTGCAGTAATACTGGAAATGATGCGGGAGTAA
- a CDS encoding DUF1573 domain-containing protein, whose amino-acid sequence MKKLLFSFVLSCLLSLAAVAQTHDGHDHSNQTVTPAKTEIIKLSETSFDFGKIPQGKPVTHNFTVENIGKDTLRLENVQPSCGCTTPEWSKEAILPGGKATIKVGFNAASEGVFEKPVTIYYNGGQVKQFTIKGNVWKTPEQSAPGNQALNIFKQSQQ is encoded by the coding sequence ATGAAAAAACTACTTTTCTCTTTTGTGTTGAGCTGCCTGCTTAGTCTTGCTGCTGTCGCACAAACACATGATGGTCACGATCACTCTAATCAAACCGTGACCCCAGCCAAAACTGAAATCATCAAATTATCTGAAACCAGTTTTGATTTTGGAAAGATTCCGCAGGGCAAACCTGTAACACACAACTTTACTGTTGAAAACATTGGAAAAGATACTTTACGGCTTGAAAATGTTCAGCCAAGCTGCGGTTGCACCACACCTGAATGGAGCAAAGAAGCTATTTTGCCGGGTGGTAAAGCAACCATTAAGGTTGGTTTCAATGCAGCCTCAGAAGGAGTATTTGAGAAGCCCGTTACAATTTATTACAATGGTGGTCAGGTAAAACAATTTACTATTAAAGGCAATGTTTGGAAAACACCTGAGCAATCAGCACCGGGCAACCAGGCATTAAACATTTTTAAACAATCACAACAATAA
- a CDS encoding DUF1573 domain-containing protein, giving the protein MKSVFAAFFALFLVTAAIGQSKKPSDVAKFGSETVDLGKPKVGNPVTATFTFTNTSTEDLVIETVTPGCGCTKSDYTKEPIKPGKTGTITATYNAAAVGNFTKKVYVKFLGVDQQQELTIMGVVQQ; this is encoded by the coding sequence ATGAAGTCAGTATTTGCAGCATTTTTTGCCCTGTTTTTAGTTACTGCAGCAATCGGTCAGTCTAAAAAGCCATCAGATGTGGCTAAGTTCGGCAGCGAAACAGTTGATTTGGGAAAACCAAAAGTAGGTAACCCTGTAACCGCAACATTTACATTTACCAATACAAGTACCGAAGACCTGGTAATTGAAACCGTTACTCCAGGCTGTGGCTGTACCAAATCAGATTATACAAAAGAACCCATTAAGCCGGGTAAAACCGGAACCATCACCGCTACTTATAACGCAGCAGCGGTTGGCAATTTTACAAAGAAAGTATATGTGAAATTTTTGGGTGTAGATCAGCAACAGGAGTTAACCATCATGGGTGTTGTTCAGCAATAA